The segment CAGCTGCTGATGCATGCTTATAACGTGAACTCCGGCAGCATTACGCTCGATGGAGTGAACGTGAAGGACATTAAAGTCCGCAGCCTTCGCAGCCAGATCGCGACCGTATTTCAGGAGACGTTCCTGTTCTCCTCCAGCATTCGCAATAATATCGCCTACGGCATGAAAAATGTAAGCATGGAAGACATTATTCGTGCAGCCAAGCTGGCGAAGGCGCATGATTTCATCATGGAGATGGAGCATGGCTACGATACCGTGGTCGGGGAGCGCGGAATGGGCCTCTCCGGAGGTCAGAAGCAGCGGATCGCCATTGCGCGGGCTTTGCTGAAGGACCCTAAAATACTCATCCTCGACGATGCCACCAGTGCCGTCGATATGGAAACCGAGCATGAGATTCAGTCGGGGTTCCAGGAGGTTATGAACGGGAGAACGACCTTTATTATCGCGCATCGGATTTCCTCACTGCGTCATGCTGATGAAATTCTCGTTCTGGATGAAGGGGTGATCGTACAGCGCGGCAAGCATGATGAGCTAATCGAGCTCGACGGCCCTTACCGGGATGTCTATCAGATTCAATATGCCGACCTGATCGCCAGACGCTCGGGGGGAACTGTGGAAGGGCAGGTGCAGTCATGAGCGCAGGATTAAAGAGCAAGAGGCGGCCTGAGCCCTCCGCGAGTGGAGCAGGGGCGAAAGAAACCTTGAATGAACGCTTTGTGTATCAGGATGATGAAGCGATTGAGAAGCCGTTTAACTGGAAGCAGCTGGCTCGTTTGGCTTCCTATATGAGGCCTTATGCGAAGCAGATGATTCCGTTAGTCATCATCCTGATGCTGATTGGCACGGTGACGAAGCTGACGGTGCCTTATTTAACGGGTATGGCTATAGATAAGGCATTAGGCGCCGAGACAGGCAGCACGAACCTGACCCTGCTTTATCAAATCGCTGCGGCCGTTCTGCTCTTATTCGTAGTACAATATATTACCGGCATTTTCCGCATCAAGTATACGAATATTATCGGGCAGCGGGTCATCTACGATCTGCGGACGGATTTGTTCCGCCATATCCAGAAGCTGTCGTTTAACTTCTTTGATAAACGCCCGGCGGGGTCTGTGCTTGTCCGTGTGACGAATGACGTGAACTCCCTTCAGGATTTGTTTACGAACGGGGTCGTTAACCTCATGATTGACTGTGTCCAGCTCTTCGGGATTGTGATCATCCTGCTGGCCATTAACTTCAAGCTGGGTCTGGCCGTCATTGTGACCGTTCCGATCATGTTCTTGATTTCGACCGCACTGCGGGTTCGCATTCGTCGCGCCTGGCAGGAGGTTCGTGCAAAGAACTCCCGGATCAACTCGCACTTGAATGAATCCATACAGGGCATTCGTGTCACGCAGGCATACACTCAAGAAGAAGAAAACATGAAGTTCTTTGATGCCATGAACATGGACAGCAAAAAATCCTGGGATAAAGCTTCAGCCATGAACCAGGCCTTCGGACCGATGATCGAAATTACCGGCGGTGTCGGGACATTAATTCTGTTCTGGCTTGGCGCGTCTTTGATTGAGAGCAACGAGCTGACCATCGGCCTGCTGATTGCCTTCTCGAACTATGTCGGCAACTTCTGGGAGCCGATTAACCGGCTGGGCATGATGTATAATCAGCTGCTTGTAGCCATGGCATCCTCGGAGCGCATTTTCGAGTTTATTGATGAGAAGCCGAACATTGCCGATGCCGAAGCGGCAAAGAAGATTCCAGCGATTCAGGGTAACATTCAGCTGAGAGATGTCGTATTTGAATATGAACCGGGGCGCCAAGCGCTCAAGGGCATTAACTTGGATGTGAAAGCAGGCCAGTCCATCGCGCTTGTCGGGCACACCGGCTCAGGTAAAAGCACCATCATCAATCTGCTCAGCCGTTTCTATGATATTACTAGCGGAACGATTACGATTGACGGGTATGATATCCGAAAAGTTACGGTAGACAGTCTGCGAAGCCAGATCGGAATCGTGCTCCAGGATACCTTCATCTTCTCGGGTACCATTCGGGACAATATTCGTTTTGGGCGTCTGGATGCGACCGATGAGGAGATTGAGCAGGTGGCCAAAGCTGTCGGCGCCCATGACTTTATCGTCAGCATGCCAGGCGGCTATGAAACCGAGGTCGAGGAGCGCGGTAACATGCTCTCTATGGGCCAAAGACAGCTGCTGTCCTTTGCCCGGGCTCTGCTGGCGGATCCTCGTATTCTTATTTTGGATGAAGCTACGGCTTCCATAGATACCGAGACTGAGCTGAAAATTCAGGAGGCGCTGAAGCTGCTGCTGAAGGGGCGAACCTCATTTATCGTAGCTCACCGGCTCTCGACCATTCGCCACGCTGACCATATCGTAGTGCTGGATCATGGACGCATTATGGAGGAGGGCAATCATCACGAGCTGATGACCCAGCAAGGAATTTATTATGGGTTAATTGAGGCCCAGTACAAATTTCTGTAAGTTTCGGCAGAAGAAACCTGTGGCAATATGGGGAAAATTGTCGATATGGACTTGAAATCTCTCTGAGAAAGAAAGAAAATAAGAGAGTGGAGAGTTGATATCATAGTAGAAGGGAAGCTTGAGGGTAAATGAGCATGGAAAGCGTTATGTCTGCGCCTGCACTGCTGATTCGAACGTATGAGAGCAGAGATCTGGAATCCGTCACGTCCCTGATGCGCGAGTTGTCCTATCCGACGACACAAAGTGTCATTCGGGAGCAGATGGAGAATATGTCGTGCAATTCGTCCCACTGCAATCTGATTGCAGAACAGAATGGGAAGGTAGTAGGCATGATTATGCTTCGGCAGGTCAAGTCCTACACGATGACGGAGAGAATCACTCAAATTACGTCGCTGTTCGTAACCTCAAACTGCCGCGGCCAAGGAATCGGCAAACGATTGGTTCGCGGGGGAGAGAACTGGGGAAGACAGCACGGAAGCAACCTCTTGTTTCTTACAAGCGGCAACCGGGAAGGCTTAGCCCCGGCACATGCATTTTTCGAACATATTGGCTTTGAAAAGAACGGCTATCAGTTCACCAAAAAGCTGTAGCCCTACCCTTCCTTTGCCCGGCTCCTAAGTGGAGCCGGGTTTTTCTTTATACTCCGAGAGCAGTTGAAGCATCACTTTCCAACTTTTGCAGGATGGCGGATTGGTTAAATCATGCTACAATGATTACATATTGGTGACAAAATTGTAACCAAATTAAAAAGCTCAAAGGAGAGATTGAACCTTATGCGCAAACATATGATGAAAAAAGCAGCGGCAGGAAGCCTGGCTGCAGTGTTGTCCGTCGGACTGCTCTTTCCGTCCTCGGCCTCTGCCGCTTCCTCGACAGATCGCTATGCAGGACTGAAGCAGCAAATCGAGCAATATTTAAAAAGTCAGGGCTATGGAAGCTTTAAATGGCTTGTGCCTGGCGAGCGTGTAACCCAGCAACCCGCTCCAGCCCCGAGCCAGCCTGAAGCGACCAAGCCTAGTGAGCCCGCATCTCCAGCCCCAAGCCAGCCTGAAGTGCCCAAGCAGCAGCCAGCAGCGCCCGTAACTACCGAACAGGCAGCTATGGAAGCCAAAGTGGTTGAGCTGGTCAATCAGGAGCGCACCAAGGCAGGACTGAAGTCTTTGACTGTTCACCAGGAGCTTGCTGCTATGGCTCTAGATAAAGCAAAGGATATGAGCAGCAACAATTACTTTGCTCATACATCTCCGACCTACGGCTCTCCATTTGATATGATGAAGGCTTACGGAATTTCTTACAGATACGCCGGTGAGAATATCGCCAAAGGTCAACGGACACCGGAGGAAGTGATGAAGGCGTGGATGAACAGCGAAGGTCATCGCAAGAACATCCTGTCTCCGAATTTTACGATGATCGGTGTCGGCTATTACAACGGACATTGGGTTCAGGAATTTATTAGCCAGTAAAGCAGACGTCCGGCCTTCCCCTCAAGGCCGGAGGAGTCTAAGGCTTTAGGCTCACTATTTATAGAATGCGGCGGTCTCAAAAGTAGATTTTTGTTTAACGATACAGCTCACTTGAGTGAGATCTGAAGCAAAAAAATAAAGACGTGGTGGAGCCAGGGAGGTGATCCCAGCACTGCCACGTCTTTATTATTGATTGTACAAATGAGACCGCTCCTTTTTAGATGGTTGCTAGACACTTCCATTCTACTAAAGGGCGGTTTCTTTATCTTACCTGTGTTTTGGGGAATGGATATGCGCGGAGCATCTCACAACAACAAACGAGATCATCCCGCAAGACCCTAGATCTTTTGGACAGCCGCTTTTTGTCTTTTTGCCGATTTGCAAAATGCGACGGGAAGTTTTATGTTTATGTACATATACAGCAGGGATCAACGCCTTTTGAACTGCTACGATAAGACTATGAACAGCCGGAGGGATACAGTTGAACTCATCAAAATGGATATGGCGGACGACGGCAGCAATTTCGATCGCCGCGACGATTACGCTTCTCATCGGATTTATTTATGCGTATCAGGATATTAATCAGCCGACAGCTGATTCTTTCGAGCCGGTGACGTCAGAAAGGGAGAAGGCGGAGGAGGCCAGTGAGAGCTCCGCATCAGAAACAGAAGAGTTCCCTGTAGGTGAGAAAGACGGAGAAAAGACCTCCGTGCTGCCTCCGCTGCCAGAACGAGTCAAGGTCACTGCGCTTGGAGATTCTCTAGCGAAAGGAACGGGAGACAATAGCGGAGAAGGTTATGTTCGGCGCAGCATCACAAGACTGAATGAGATCGGAGTTCAGAGTGAGCTGTTAAACAATTTGGCCATCAACGGACTGACAACGGAGGGATTGCTATCCAATCTGAAGGATTCGGGCATGCAATATGCGCTGGAGAAGTCAGATCTGATTCTATTGTCCATTGGCGGAAATGATCTGTTTCAAAACAGCGGACTTACGGATAATGCTCAAGCCCAAAGCGGGGAAGCTGCATTGGATCCGGAGCAGCTGGTGCAGGAGATTCCTGCCGCAACGGAAAGGCTGAAGCAGATTATTCAGTCCATCCGTGAAATCAATCCTACCGCCCGCATTCTATACCTGGGGCTTTATCATCCGTTCGGAGATATTGAAGAGCTGCTGCTGCCTGGGAATATGGCTGTTTCATCCTGGAATTATGCGGCCCAGCAGGTTATTAATGAAGATGCCAATGCGATGTTGATTCCGACCTTTGATCTGTTTCAAGGTAAACTGGAGCAGTATCTGTCCGGAGACCATTTCCATCCCAATGGAGAAGGCTATCAGCAGATCGCAGATCGAATCGCGCAAGGCCTTCAATAGCAGAGGATGACCTGTTTACACTTTTTTATTCAAGCTACTGAACTCACGGGAGGAGCTGCAAGGTATGCAACATGCGTCAGATGAAATCGTGCTGTCTGTGAATCATGTCAAGAAAAAGATCGGGCGAAAATGGATTATCAAGGATGTAACCTTTGATATTCGCGCCGGTGAGGTGTTTGGTTTTCTGGGTCCTAACGGTGCGGGTAAAACAACAACGATCCGCATGCTGGTGGATTTGATTAAACCGACCGAAGGCGTGATCAAGGTTTGCGGCTACAATGTAAACACGCAGCAGGAGCAGGCGCTGCAATATGTCGGCTCTATTGTCGAAAATCCGGAGATGTACAGCTATTTGACCGGCTGGGAGAACCTGGAGCACTTTGCAAGAATGCAGCCGGGTGTGGATGCGGCGCGGATCGCAGAGGTTGTTGACATTGTCGGAATGGATAAACGGATTCACGACAAGGTTCGCACCTATTCCCTCGGCATGCGTCAACGTTTGGGAATTGCCCAGGCACTTCTAGGCCGGCCCAGGCTGTTAATTCTGGATGAGCCAACCAATGGCCTGGATCCCAAGGGCATCAAGGAAATGCGACAGTTCATTCATCGCTTGGCTGCGGAGGGCTTGGCGGTGTTTGTATCAAGCCATCTTCTTAGTGAAATCCAGCTGCTGTGCGACCGGGTAGCCATTATTAGCCGGGGCTCCGTGCTGGCTGTAGGCGGAGTTCAGGAGCTGATTGCGGGAAGCTCCGGCTATGTGATCTGGCATGTGTCTTCCCAGGCGGAGGCTCAATCCATTTTGTCCACAGTAGAGGGCTGTGAAATTATCGAGAAGCCTGGTGAGGTGCTGGATGATTCTGTCCTGGCTGGAATGGGACAGAAGGCACTGGTCACAATACTGTCG is part of the Paenibacillus algicola genome and harbors:
- a CDS encoding ABC transporter ATP-binding protein, encoding MSAGLKSKRRPEPSASGAGAKETLNERFVYQDDEAIEKPFNWKQLARLASYMRPYAKQMIPLVIILMLIGTVTKLTVPYLTGMAIDKALGAETGSTNLTLLYQIAAAVLLLFVVQYITGIFRIKYTNIIGQRVIYDLRTDLFRHIQKLSFNFFDKRPAGSVLVRVTNDVNSLQDLFTNGVVNLMIDCVQLFGIVIILLAINFKLGLAVIVTVPIMFLISTALRVRIRRAWQEVRAKNSRINSHLNESIQGIRVTQAYTQEEENMKFFDAMNMDSKKSWDKASAMNQAFGPMIEITGGVGTLILFWLGASLIESNELTIGLLIAFSNYVGNFWEPINRLGMMYNQLLVAMASSERIFEFIDEKPNIADAEAAKKIPAIQGNIQLRDVVFEYEPGRQALKGINLDVKAGQSIALVGHTGSGKSTIINLLSRFYDITSGTITIDGYDIRKVTVDSLRSQIGIVLQDTFIFSGTIRDNIRFGRLDATDEEIEQVAKAVGAHDFIVSMPGGYETEVEERGNMLSMGQRQLLSFARALLADPRILILDEATASIDTETELKIQEALKLLLKGRTSFIVAHRLSTIRHADHIVVLDHGRIMEEGNHHELMTQQGIYYGLIEAQYKFL
- a CDS encoding GNAT family N-acetyltransferase, which codes for MSMESVMSAPALLIRTYESRDLESVTSLMRELSYPTTQSVIREQMENMSCNSSHCNLIAEQNGKVVGMIMLRQVKSYTMTERITQITSLFVTSNCRGQGIGKRLVRGGENWGRQHGSNLLFLTSGNREGLAPAHAFFEHIGFEKNGYQFTKKL
- a CDS encoding CAP domain-containing protein; its protein translation is MRKHMMKKAAAGSLAAVLSVGLLFPSSASAASSTDRYAGLKQQIEQYLKSQGYGSFKWLVPGERVTQQPAPAPSQPEATKPSEPASPAPSQPEVPKQQPAAPVTTEQAAMEAKVVELVNQERTKAGLKSLTVHQELAAMALDKAKDMSSNNYFAHTSPTYGSPFDMMKAYGISYRYAGENIAKGQRTPEEVMKAWMNSEGHRKNILSPNFTMIGVGYYNGHWVQEFISQ
- a CDS encoding GDSL-type esterase/lipase family protein, which translates into the protein MNSSKWIWRTTAAISIAATITLLIGFIYAYQDINQPTADSFEPVTSEREKAEEASESSASETEEFPVGEKDGEKTSVLPPLPERVKVTALGDSLAKGTGDNSGEGYVRRSITRLNEIGVQSELLNNLAINGLTTEGLLSNLKDSGMQYALEKSDLILLSIGGNDLFQNSGLTDNAQAQSGEAALDPEQLVQEIPAATERLKQIIQSIREINPTARILYLGLYHPFGDIEELLLPGNMAVSSWNYAAQQVINEDANAMLIPTFDLFQGKLEQYLSGDHFHPNGEGYQQIADRIAQGLQ
- a CDS encoding ABC transporter ATP-binding protein yields the protein MQHASDEIVLSVNHVKKKIGRKWIIKDVTFDIRAGEVFGFLGPNGAGKTTTIRMLVDLIKPTEGVIKVCGYNVNTQQEQALQYVGSIVENPEMYSYLTGWENLEHFARMQPGVDAARIAEVVDIVGMDKRIHDKVRTYSLGMRQRLGIAQALLGRPRLLILDEPTNGLDPKGIKEMRQFIHRLAAEGLAVFVSSHLLSEIQLLCDRVAIISRGSVLAVGGVQELIAGSSGYVIWHVSSQAEAQSILSTVEGCEIIEKPGEVLDDSVLAGMGQKALVTILSEDMTPLAVRKLMEAGIGVFGVSRINPTLEQLFLQMTEGESIE